In Candidatus Promineifilum breve, one genomic interval encodes:
- a CDS encoding phospholipid carrier-dependent glycosyltransferase: MSRRRALLALILLGYLAITLAYGVLNPLFEAPDEHWHFFTAVSIAETGRLPRVEEPPDPLLGQEAAQPPLYYALGAALLAPFDTTGWREAIWENPYAWIGDASALANVNRMVHTPAEAWPWQGWALAAHFLRVLSTLFGLGTLLCIYGSARLIWPESTTRPLMATALVAFLPQFNFVHAAVSNDALITFLCSLALYQLIWLWNGLGTRPSSGKGEAGGLPTRPTMVRLVLLGITIGLAALSKNAGVLLLLYSLGFLAVVAWRAGRPRAIIPAGLLVAAPALLIAGWLWARNQALYGDWTATAPFIAIAGGDRGYTLWQALGEWRGLLASFVGVFGWFNLRPPGWVYWVWLAITGLAVAGGLVCAAQAYRRQRRTAARRLPLNADWLLAALLAVWPLLVLAGLLAFMLRTEAAQGRLLFPAILPLSLGTAWGLAGWSRCAPQALGKFNRRLAPLLALLALATSVYSLLYVIEPAYRPPPTIAAIPAGARRVLPELVERGQGIALLAAEVDTDTARPGDVIWLTLYWQADEPPAEPPEFVLELFGREVERIANLHSYHGRGLYPATLWPPGAVIADRFAVRIDPAAEAPVMGRVFARVEGGAPGIEVATVKIEPLEPPPVPDSWAAELGDHIALVNATIRPAQTTAGQRVQVLVRWYVPVGAPDRDYTTLIHLGPPDAPPLSTGDSPPLGGAYPTSAWRNGETIDDRYFLLIPGGLAPGPYPVWIGLYDPATGQRLPVVVEGELQPNGVYLAGWVEVVCAGEDADCAP, translated from the coding sequence ATGAGCCGCCGCCGCGCCTTGCTGGCGCTCATCCTGCTGGGCTATCTGGCGATCACGCTGGCCTATGGGGTGCTCAACCCGCTCTTCGAAGCGCCCGACGAGCATTGGCACTTTTTCACCGCCGTGTCCATCGCCGAAACCGGCCGCCTGCCGCGGGTAGAGGAGCCACCTGACCCATTGCTGGGCCAGGAAGCGGCCCAACCACCGCTCTATTACGCCCTCGGCGCGGCGCTGCTGGCCCCGTTCGACACCACCGGCTGGCGCGAGGCCATCTGGGAGAACCCCTACGCCTGGATTGGCGACGCCTCGGCCCTGGCGAACGTCAACCGCATGGTGCATACCCCGGCCGAGGCGTGGCCGTGGCAGGGCTGGGCGCTGGCCGCTCATTTTTTGCGTGTCCTCTCGACCCTGTTCGGATTGGGCACGCTGCTGTGTATCTACGGCAGCGCCCGCCTGATATGGCCGGAGAGCACCACCCGGCCGCTGATGGCGACGGCGCTGGTGGCTTTTCTGCCGCAATTCAATTTCGTCCATGCCGCCGTCAGTAACGACGCGCTCATTACCTTCCTGTGTAGTCTGGCGCTGTATCAATTGATCTGGTTGTGGAATGGGTTGGGAACCCGTCCGTCGTCAGGCAAGGGCGAAGCGGGCGGGTTGCCAACCCGCCCTACAATGGTGCGGTTGGTGTTGTTGGGCATCACCATCGGACTGGCGGCGCTGAGCAAGAACGCCGGTGTGTTGCTGCTGCTCTATAGCCTGGGGTTCCTGGCGGTCGTGGCCTGGCGCGCCGGCCGCCCGCGGGCGATCATTCCGGCCGGGTTGCTGGTGGCCGCGCCGGCGCTGCTCATCGCCGGGTGGCTGTGGGCGCGCAATCAGGCCCTCTACGGCGATTGGACGGCCACCGCGCCGTTCATCGCCATCGCCGGCGGCGACCGGGGCTACACGCTGTGGCAGGCGTTGGGCGAATGGCGCGGGCTGTTGGCCTCGTTCGTCGGCGTGTTCGGCTGGTTCAATCTGCGCCCGCCGGGATGGGTGTATTGGGTGTGGCTGGCAATCACCGGGTTGGCCGTAGCCGGTGGGCTGGTCTGCGCAGCGCAGGCTTACCGGCGGCAGCGTAGGACGGCCGCCCGCCGCTTACCGCTGAACGCCGACTGGCTCCTGGCCGCTCTGCTGGCCGTCTGGCCGCTGCTGGTGCTGGCCGGGCTGCTGGCCTTCATGCTGCGCACCGAGGCGGCCCAGGGGCGGCTGCTCTTCCCCGCCATTTTGCCCCTTTCGCTGGGGACGGCCTGGGGATTGGCCGGCTGGAGCCGCTGCGCACCGCAGGCTCTGGGCAAGTTCAATCGCCGCCTGGCCCCGCTATTGGCCCTGCTGGCCCTGGCGACCAGCGTCTACAGCCTACTCTACGTCATCGAACCCGCCTACCGGCCGCCGCCGACCATCGCCGCCATTCCGGCCGGGGCGCGGCGCGTGTTGCCCGAATTAGTCGAGCGCGGCCAGGGTATTGCGCTGCTGGCGGCCGAGGTCGATACCGACACCGCCCGGCCGGGCGACGTCATCTGGCTGACGCTCTATTGGCAGGCCGACGAGCCGCCGGCCGAACCGCCGGAATTCGTGCTGGAGCTGTTCGGGCGGGAGGTGGAGCGCATCGCCAACCTGCACAGCTATCACGGCCGCGGCCTCTACCCGGCCACGCTGTGGCCGCCGGGGGCGGTCATCGCCGACCGCTTCGCCGTGCGCATCGACCCGGCGGCCGAAGCGCCGGTGATGGGGCGCGTCTTCGCTCGGGTCGAAGGCGGCGCGCCGGGCATCGAGGTCGCCACGGTGAAAATCGAGCCACTGGAGCCGCCGCCCGTGCCCGATAGCTGGGCAGCCGAACTGGGCGACCACATCGCCCTGGTCAACGCCACCATCCGCCCGGCCCAAACCACGGCCGGCCAGCGCGTCCAGGTGCTGGTGCGCTGGTACGTGCCCGTCGGCGCGCCTGACCGCGATTACACCACGCTCATCCACCTCGGCCCGCCCGACGCGCCGCCGCTGAGCACCGGCGATAGCCCGCCACTGGGTGGCGCCTATCCCACCAGCGCCTGGCGCAACGGCGAGACGATCGACGACCGCTACTTCCTGCTCATTCCGGGCGGTCTGGCCCCCGGCCCCTATCCGGTGTGGATCGGCCTCTATGACCCGGCCACCGGCCAGCGCCTGCCGGTGGTGGTCGAGGGCGAATTGCAGCCCAACGGCGTCTATCTGGCGGGCTGGGTCGAGGTGGTCTGCGCCGGCGAGGATGCCGATTGTGCGCCCTGA
- a CDS encoding restriction endonuclease, with amino-acid sequence MNFLDAAFEILTEAQTPLHYSEIAKKALMRGILDTSGQTPEATMGSRLYVDTNRPDSRFRRSGRGFFELVKSGLTDEIGHRVEDINRQTRLQLRQTLSDMPADRFEALIGELLRAIGFDESTVHVTRYSGDRGIDVRGELNAGGVTRIRAAVQAKKWKHNVQATTVREVRGSLTAQEQGIIITTSNFSTGARQEANAIGKSPISLVNGDQLLELLVEHEIGVTKLQHTVISLDEEWWGEVTGTPIQQPPVSLIPEKTQPVQTYAIGFPLNVRAGNDPEKSAILHDLNGVITYDGQRYKSVSAAGQVASGWKSCNGWSFWHFQDPATGQWHVIQQLRG; translated from the coding sequence ATGAATTTTCTCGATGCTGCTTTTGAAATATTAACCGAAGCGCAGACCCCACTCCATTACTCAGAAATTGCCAAAAAAGCGCTGATGCGCGGTATCCTGGATACTTCCGGTCAAACACCGGAAGCAACCATGGGTTCGCGTCTTTACGTCGATACCAATCGTCCGGATTCTCGCTTTCGCCGAAGCGGCCGGGGGTTTTTCGAACTTGTAAAGTCAGGGCTCACCGATGAGATCGGCCATAGAGTAGAAGACATTAACCGTCAGACCAGGCTGCAGTTGCGTCAGACGCTTTCCGATATGCCGGCCGATCGATTTGAGGCATTGATCGGTGAACTGTTGAGGGCCATCGGTTTCGATGAATCGACGGTGCATGTGACGCGCTATAGCGGTGATCGTGGTATTGATGTACGCGGTGAATTAAATGCCGGTGGGGTTACCCGAATCAGGGCCGCGGTGCAGGCGAAAAAATGGAAACACAACGTTCAGGCTACTACCGTTCGCGAAGTACGCGGCTCCCTGACCGCACAGGAGCAAGGTATTATCATTACCACCAGCAACTTTTCAACCGGCGCGCGCCAAGAGGCCAACGCCATCGGCAAATCACCTATCAGCCTGGTCAACGGCGATCAACTGCTTGAATTACTGGTTGAACATGAAATTGGTGTGACGAAGCTACAACATACAGTCATTTCCCTCGATGAAGAGTGGTGGGGAGAGGTAACGGGAACGCCAATCCAGCAACCACCTGTGTCCCTTATTCCGGAGAAGACACAGCCGGTTCAGACCTATGCCATTGGATTTCCATTGAATGTACGTGCCGGCAACGATCCTGAGAAATCGGCCATCCTGCATGATTTGAATGGAGTGATAACTTATGACGGCCAACGCTACAAATCGGTTTCAGCGGCCGGACAAGTAGCTAGCGGGTGGAAAAGCTGCAACGGATGGAGTTTTTGGCACTTTCAGGACCCGGCAACAGGTCAGTGGCATGTGATTCAACAACTGCGCGGGTAG
- a CDS encoding nucleotidyltransferase substrate binding protein, whose translation MELDLTSLSEAIRAMGETLARAEDDKLMGSLDEVTQNAIRAGVIQHFEFTYELSWKFIQRWLRLNASASDAEPLTRRELFRTAARYGLITDPQPWFGYSESRNLTSHTYDRAVAERVYAVAGRFLADSRFLLEQLELRNDSTRPDTTEAG comes from the coding sequence GTGGAACTTGACCTAACCAGTTTATCCGAAGCGATTCGAGCGATGGGCGAGACGTTGGCCCGCGCCGAAGATGACAAGCTGATGGGGTCGCTTGATGAAGTCACCCAAAATGCCATTCGCGCCGGCGTAATCCAGCATTTTGAGTTCACTTACGAACTGAGTTGGAAGTTCATCCAACGTTGGTTACGACTCAATGCCTCGGCATCCGATGCCGAGCCGCTGACAAGGCGCGAGCTTTTCCGCACAGCCGCGCGTTATGGCCTCATCACCGATCCGCAACCCTGGTTTGGCTATAGTGAATCCCGCAACTTGACGTCGCACACCTACGACAGGGCAGTCGCTGAGCGCGTGTATGCGGTGGCGGGGCGCTTTCTGGCCGACAGCCGCTTTCTGCTTGAGCAATTGGAGTTGCGCAATGATTCAACTAGACCAGACACAACTGAAGCTGGTTAA
- a CDS encoding nucleotidyltransferase family protein, translating to MIQLDQTQLKLVKGILSTYVPDRRVVAFGSRVQGTARLYSDLDLVILGDEPLEPHTLSELRNDLAESDLSIQVDVLEWYSLLPSFRRAIEQTPIAIVQEAGSPMPEPAR from the coding sequence ATGATTCAACTAGACCAGACACAACTGAAGCTGGTTAAGGGCATCCTCAGCACCTATGTCCCCGACCGGCGCGTGGTCGCGTTTGGGTCGCGCGTGCAAGGGACGGCCCGGCTATACTCTGACCTCGATCTCGTCATCCTGGGCGATGAGCCGCTTGAGCCGCATACCTTGAGCGAACTTAGAAACGACCTGGCCGAATCCGATCTTAGCATACAGGTCGATGTGCTGGAGTGGTATAGCCTCTTGCCGTCGTTTCGCCGCGCCATTGAGCAGACCCCCATCGCAATCGTTCAGGAAGCAGGTAGCCCCATGCCGGAGCCTGCCCGGTAA
- a CDS encoding uracil-DNA glycosylase yields the protein MQFGLFEERPQSYPTLDALVAAMMKLEDDPLFPAGTNMVIYRGNPQARLMIVGEAPGTEEDRQGKPFVGRSGQLLDQILRSADFDPDKDVFITNSVFRLPPGDDGKPLRKPTSDEIAYYKPYLLEIVRLVDPLLMLLTGNVATESLLGQTGITRLRGQWFRVDGRWAMPIFHPAYLLRNPSREPGSPKALMWQDIKEAKRKYDELVGKPAQ from the coding sequence ATGCAATTCGGCCTTTTTGAAGAACGACCGCAATCCTACCCCACCCTCGACGCCCTCGTGGCGGCCATGATGAAGCTGGAGGACGACCCGCTCTTTCCGGCGGGCACGAATATGGTCATCTATCGCGGCAACCCCCAGGCCAGATTGATGATCGTGGGCGAAGCGCCGGGCACGGAGGAAGACCGCCAGGGCAAACCGTTCGTCGGCCGCTCCGGTCAGTTGCTCGATCAAATCCTGCGCTCGGCCGACTTCGACCCGGACAAGGACGTCTTCATCACCAACTCGGTCTTTCGCCTGCCGCCCGGCGATGACGGCAAGCCGCTGCGCAAGCCGACCTCGGACGAGATCGCCTATTACAAGCCGTATCTGCTGGAGATCGTCCGCCTGGTCGATCCGCTGCTCATGCTGCTGACGGGCAACGTCGCCACCGAATCGCTGCTGGGGCAGACGGGCATCACCCGGCTGCGCGGGCAGTGGTTCCGGGTGGACGGCCGCTGGGCCATGCCCATCTTCCACCCGGCCTACCTGCTGCGCAACCCCTCGCGCGAGCCGGGCAGCCCCAAGGCGCTGATGTGGCAGGATATAAAGGAAGCCAAGCGCAAGTATGACGAATTAGTCGGCAAACCCGCGCAGTGA
- a CDS encoding type II toxin-antitoxin system Phd/YefM family antitoxin, with the protein MVQHISSEQARARWRDILDATAAGEQIVIERYGRPVAILIPYQSEPTAQVREPGPIYDLPTYERMKSEVVAEVLAELEAANLEPISWQEGLADLQRSIAESGSPFTGKSTDEIVEMMRETRREVFEEMYGHLYR; encoded by the coding sequence ATGGTTCAACACATTTCGAGCGAGCAGGCGCGCGCGCGCTGGCGCGACATTCTGGACGCGACCGCCGCGGGCGAGCAAATCGTCATCGAGCGCTATGGCCGGCCGGTCGCTATCCTCATCCCCTATCAGTCGGAACCAACTGCCCAAGTCCGCGAACCCGGGCCGATATATGACCTGCCCACGTATGAACGGATGAAATCGGAGGTTGTCGCCGAGGTGCTGGCCGAGCTTGAAGCCGCGAACCTGGAGCCAATCTCCTGGCAGGAAGGATTGGCTGATCTCCAGCGCTCGATTGCCGAAAGCGGTAGTCCTTTCACCGGCAAGAGTACCGACGAGATCGTGGAAATGATGCGTGAGACACGTCGGGAAGTATTCGAAGAGATGTATGGTCATCTGTATCGATAG
- a CDS encoding type II toxin-antitoxin system VapC family toxin: MVICIDSCVFIRGLIREEADTRQLLGLIGPEIQLVIPRLVAVEVTRNLTTRPQQVAFYSLLHKNENAAIIDAPIPPRLIARYLALGLSEKGDAIIGAFAEWMQVDYLISDNRHFLQELRTDAYRLLTPGDFLEILQGEPKP, encoded by the coding sequence ATGGTCATCTGTATCGATAGTTGTGTATTCATCCGTGGATTGATCCGAGAGGAGGCCGATACAAGGCAACTTCTTGGACTGATTGGGCCGGAAATTCAATTAGTGATTCCTCGTCTGGTGGCTGTAGAGGTCACACGCAACCTGACAACACGTCCCCAGCAAGTAGCCTTTTACAGCCTGTTACACAAAAACGAGAATGCAGCGATCATTGATGCACCGATCCCTCCTCGACTAATCGCTCGCTATTTAGCCCTGGGTCTGTCCGAAAAAGGAGATGCCATTATCGGAGCATTTGCCGAGTGGATGCAAGTGGACTACCTCATCTCCGACAACCGCCACTTCCTGCAAGAACTGCGCACCGACGCCTATCGCCTGCTGACGCCCGGCGACTTCCTGGAAATCCTGCAAGGCGAGCCGAAGCCATGA
- a CDS encoding class I SAM-dependent methyltransferase: protein MTATHSDKAAERGEPGYVWRAGQERRLAMIRQWSDLDGRILDNGAGLGTYLEACGRVNPDSLRVGLEVEFDRAVAALARADGIALGMGEQLPFAADSFDLILSNEVLEHVADDRACAAEMARVARPGGRIVIFAPNRWYPVEQHGVYWRGHYRFGNAPLVNYLPDPLRNRLAPHVRTYTAGGLRRLFAGLPLRELHYGRIFGGYDNIVRRYPRLGGGIRRALYAAEGTPLAVLGLSHFLVLEKLRPRDPAAITAAFNAVYATEPSELDPVLSEMQYRTLMENSADDDWTADS from the coding sequence ATGACCGCCACCCACTCCGACAAGGCCGCCGAGCGCGGCGAACCGGGCTACGTCTGGCGCGCCGGCCAGGAGCGACGGCTGGCGATGATCCGCCAATGGTCTGATCTGGACGGCCGCATCCTCGACAACGGCGCGGGGCTGGGCACGTATCTGGAGGCATGCGGCCGGGTCAACCCCGATAGCCTGCGCGTGGGACTGGAGGTGGAGTTCGACCGGGCCGTGGCTGCCCTGGCGCGGGCCGACGGCATCGCCCTGGGCATGGGCGAGCAGTTGCCCTTTGCCGCCGATAGCTTCGACCTCATCCTGAGCAACGAGGTGCTGGAGCACGTGGCCGACGACCGGGCCTGCGCAGCCGAGATGGCGCGCGTGGCCCGGCCCGGCGGCCGCATCGTCATCTTCGCCCCCAACCGCTGGTATCCGGTGGAGCAGCATGGGGTCTACTGGCGCGGCCACTACCGTTTCGGCAACGCGCCGCTGGTCAACTATCTGCCCGACCCGCTGCGCAACCGGCTGGCTCCCCACGTGCGGACCTATACCGCCGGGGGGTTGCGCCGCCTGTTCGCCGGGCTGCCGCTGCGCGAATTGCACTACGGTCGCATCTTCGGCGGCTACGACAATATTGTCCGGCGCTATCCGCGGCTGGGTGGGGGCATTCGGCGCGCGCTGTATGCCGCGGAGGGGACGCCGCTGGCCGTGCTTGGTTTATCGCATTTTCTCGTGCTGGAAAAGCTCCGACCCCGCGATCCGGCGGCCATCACCGCCGCCTTCAACGCGGTCTACGCCACCGAACCGTCCGAGCTTGATCCGGTGTTGAGCGAGATGCAATATCGCACCCTGATGGAAAACAGCGCCGACGACGACTGGACAGCCGACAGTTGA
- a CDS encoding molybdopterin biosynthesis protein — MERQIYLEDIPLDDAWAAFRAALDAAGLWQPLAAETVPLSEANGRVTAAAVWARLSSPHYHAAAMDGYAVRAGETVGATDGVPLEFALIEEQGSGGAGEQGSTLSPLLPRSPAPLLSATPVNTGHPLPPWANAVIMIEHVQPVTLPDGRAGIAIRAAVPPWQHVRAMGEDMVATELVLPANHRLRPVDLGALAGSGHATVSAYRRPRVAIIPTGSELVAVEAGAPEPGHIIEYNSLVLAAQVENWGGLPTRWPIVPDDLAAIRAAVLAAAADHDLILLNAGSSAGSEDYTAPVVQSLGRLLVHGVAVRPGHPVVLGMVEEMTNDELRMTNEEKKQGDEPSSFVIRHSSFVIPLIGVPGYPVSAALTGEIFVEPLLARWQGQPPHRPATLEGALTRKIVSHTGDDDYVRVVVGRVGDHVTVTPISRGAGIITSLVRADGIVRVPRFSEGHDAGASVTVHLYRDPRAIEQAIVAIGSHDLTLDLLAQFLAERHNGLRLISANVGSLGGLIALRRGEAHLGGAHLLDPATGEYNLSYIRRYLPGEEVAVVSLVGREQGWIVAPGNPLGLRDWADAARPDIRLVNRQRGAGTRVLLDYELGKLGIDPAAVRGYEREEYTHLAVAAAVASGAADAGLGIRAAARALNLDFAPLAHETYELVIPRAHYESERLQPLLALLHDSAFRAAVAAMPGYDVGGMGDVRLLTNH; from the coding sequence ATGGAACGCCAAATCTACCTCGAAGACATCCCCCTCGACGACGCCTGGGCCGCCTTCCGCGCCGCGCTGGACGCCGCCGGGCTGTGGCAGCCGCTGGCCGCCGAGACCGTGCCTCTCAGCGAGGCCAACGGCCGCGTCACGGCCGCCGCCGTCTGGGCCCGCCTCTCCTCGCCCCACTACCACGCCGCGGCCATGGACGGCTACGCCGTGCGGGCGGGGGAGACGGTGGGGGCGACGGACGGTGTACCGTTGGAATTCGCCCTGATTGAGGAGCAGGGGAGCGGGGGGGCAGGGGAGCAGGGGAGCACCCTTTCTCCCCTGCTCCCCCGCTCCCCTGCTCCCCTGCTCTCCGCCACCCCCGTCAACACCGGCCACCCTCTGCCCCCCTGGGCCAATGCCGTCATTATGATCGAGCACGTCCAGCCGGTCACATTGCCCGACGGCCGGGCGGGCATCGCCATCCGCGCCGCCGTGCCGCCCTGGCAGCACGTCCGGGCCATGGGCGAGGACATGGTGGCGACCGAGCTGGTGCTGCCCGCGAACCACCGCCTGCGGCCGGTCGATCTGGGGGCGCTGGCCGGTTCGGGCCACGCCACGGTCAGCGCCTATCGCCGGCCGCGCGTGGCGATCATCCCCACCGGCTCCGAACTGGTGGCCGTGGAAGCGGGCGCGCCGGAGCCGGGCCACATCATCGAGTACAACTCGCTCGTCCTGGCCGCGCAGGTCGAGAATTGGGGCGGCTTGCCCACCCGTTGGCCCATCGTGCCCGACGACCTGGCGGCCATTCGCGCCGCCGTCCTGGCCGCCGCGGCCGACCACGACCTGATCCTGCTCAACGCCGGTTCCTCGGCCGGCAGCGAAGATTACACCGCGCCGGTCGTCCAGTCGCTCGGCCGGCTGCTCGTCCACGGCGTGGCCGTGCGGCCCGGCCATCCGGTGGTATTGGGAATGGTGGAAGAAATGACGAATGACGAATTACGAATGACGAATGAAGAGAAGAAGCAGGGCGATGAGCCTTCTTCATTCGTCATTCGTCATTCGTCATTCGTCATTCCTCTGATTGGTGTTCCCGGTTACCCCGTCTCGGCCGCGCTGACGGGCGAAATTTTTGTCGAGCCGTTGCTGGCCCGCTGGCAGGGGCAGCCGCCGCACCGCCCGGCCACGCTGGAGGGGGCGCTGACACGCAAGATCGTCTCCCACACAGGGGATGATGATTACGTGCGCGTCGTTGTCGGCCGGGTGGGCGACCACGTGACGGTGACGCCCATCAGCCGCGGCGCGGGCATCATCACCTCGCTCGTGCGCGCCGACGGCATCGTCCGCGTGCCCCGCTTCAGCGAAGGCCACGACGCCGGGGCGAGCGTCACCGTCCACCTCTACCGCGACCCGCGCGCCATCGAGCAGGCCATCGTCGCCATCGGCAGCCACGACCTGACGCTCGACCTGTTGGCCCAATTCCTGGCCGAGCGCCACAACGGGCTGCGCCTCATCTCGGCCAACGTCGGCAGCCTGGGTGGGCTGATCGCCCTACGGCGTGGTGAGGCCCATCTGGGCGGCGCCCACCTGCTCGATCCGGCGACGGGCGAATATAACCTGAGCTACATCCGCCGCTACTTGCCGGGCGAAGAGGTGGCCGTGGTGTCGCTCGTCGGCCGCGAGCAGGGCTGGATCGTCGCGCCGGGCAACCCACTGGGGCTGCGCGACTGGGCCGACGCCGCCCGGCCCGACATACGCCTGGTCAACCGCCAGCGCGGCGCGGGCACGCGGGTGTTATTGGATTATGAGTTGGGCAAATTGGGGATCGATCCGGCGGCCGTGCGCGGCTATGAGCGGGAGGAGTATACCCATCTGGCCGTGGCCGCCGCTGTGGCCTCGGGCGCGGCCGATGCCGGGCTGGGCATTCGCGCCGCCGCCCGCGCCCTGAACCTCGACTTCGCGCCGCTGGCCCACGAGACGTACGAACTCGTCATCCCCCGCGCCCATTACGAAAGCGAACGGCTGCAACCGCTGTTGGCTCTCTTGCACGACTCGGCGTTTCGGGCCGCTGTGGCCGCGATGCCGGGCTATGACGTGGGCGGCATGGGGGATGTGCGTCTGCTAACCAATCATTAG
- a CDS encoding YciE/YciF ferroxidase family protein, producing the protein MTEKISTVDELFIHELQDLYSAEEQLVQALTKMASAADTSELRSGFARHLEQTRHHLRRVEQALNEVGEKPDGTVCKGIEGLIAEGEGLMTATTFGPVLDSALIDAARKVEHYEITAYRAAIAKAHELGFNDAAALLEMNLQEEELTDHRLQQLAQGMMPYSGPAADPRDDGSEVIVGQSVHA; encoded by the coding sequence ATGACCGAGAAAATCAGCACTGTCGATGAACTTTTCATCCACGAACTGCAAGACCTGTATAGCGCCGAGGAGCAACTGGTGCAGGCGCTCACCAAGATGGCCAGCGCGGCCGATACGTCCGAACTGCGCTCCGGCTTTGCCCGCCATCTGGAACAAACCCGCCACCATTTGCGCCGCGTCGAGCAGGCGCTCAACGAGGTCGGCGAGAAGCCGGATGGTACGGTATGCAAGGGTATTGAGGGCCTCATCGCCGAGGGCGAAGGCCTGATGACCGCTACGACCTTTGGCCCGGTGCTCGATTCCGCGCTCATCGACGCCGCCCGCAAGGTGGAGCATTACGAGATCACCGCCTACCGCGCGGCCATCGCCAAGGCCCACGAGCTGGGTTTCAACGACGCGGCGGCCTTATTGGAGATGAACCTACAGGAAGAGGAACTGACCGATCACCGGCTGCAACAACTGGCCCAGGGCATGATGCCCTATAGCGGCCCGGCGGCCGACCCCCGCGACGACGGCTCGGAAGTTATCGTCGGGCAGTCGGTTCATGCCTGA
- a CDS encoding YciE/YciF ferroxidase family protein, whose translation MKINSLDKLFEHELEDLLSAEQQLLEALPLMEQAANDPELKAAFRNHLKQTKAHITRLEKAFKALGLEPKAHTCKGMQGLIKEGDEIIKNATDPAVMDAGLIGAAQRVEHYEIAGYGTARAHAETLGHMELVDLLQTTLDEEGDANKLLTQLAEGRMTFAGANEKALTH comes from the coding sequence ATGAAAATCAATTCGCTGGATAAGCTATTTGAGCATGAACTGGAAGATTTGCTGAGCGCCGAGCAGCAATTGCTGGAAGCGCTGCCGCTGATGGAGCAGGCCGCCAACGACCCCGAACTCAAGGCCGCGTTCAGGAATCACCTGAAGCAGACCAAGGCCCATATCACGCGCCTGGAGAAAGCGTTCAAGGCGTTGGGCCTGGAACCGAAGGCCCACACCTGCAAGGGGATGCAGGGGCTTATTAAGGAAGGCGATGAAATCATCAAGAACGCCACCGATCCCGCGGTGATGGACGCCGGTCTGATCGGCGCGGCCCAGCGTGTGGAGCATTACGAGATCGCCGGTTATGGCACGGCCCGCGCCCATGCCGAGACGCTCGGCCACATGGAACTCGTCGATCTGTTGCAGACGACCCTCGATGAAGAGGGCGACGCCAACAAGCTGCTGACCCAATTGGCCGAGGGGCGCATGACCTTCGCCGGGGCCAATGAAAAGGCGTTGACCCACTAA